CTCATAGGGGTCTAGCTCATCTAGATATGGGTGATAGCCATTCTGAATAGTGTTTAGAAAGGGGAGGAGCCTTAGATAAACCGCGAGAGCTATTGTTGCTGCGAGAACAACCATAGATATATATCTAAAGTATCTTGGAACAACTATAGAGGGCTGAGCCCTAGCAGGAGCCTGCCTAGCCCGGGCCAAGCAAAACACCTTACTAATTATATTTAGTATAAGAAATATATTATCGTTGATCGGGACCAGCGATGGCATACATCTATAATTCACACAACTAGTTCATCTATTTAAATATCACCTCTTATCTATTTTCCTAAGCATTGCCGCCATACCTGTTAGGAACCATGCTAGGTTAACCAGCAGGAGGGGTGGGATCAAATTAATATCTAGGATACCTTGGATAATAGATCTTCTTATAAGCTCTACACCTAGGGATGCTGGATTAGCCATAACCAGGATCCTTATTATGTTTGGTAGCACATCAAGTGGATAGTATAGAGGGCTTAGATAGGTTAGCGCTGAGGATGAAAGGGATATAGCTATGGAGAGCCTGGGTAGGTTTTTCACGAGATACCCTATCAGCGATGCTACTCCTATAACGCCTAGGGGTATTACGAGGGATGCTATTATAACAGCTGCCATAGAGATCAAGGAGAAGCCTATATAAGGTATAGCTAGAGCTAGAACCATGATTGGCACCGGTATCCCAGCCACGGCTGAGGACATGGATCTTGCTAGCAGCACAGCCCATCTAGGCAGAGGTATCTGCAAGAGCCTTTCAATAGCCTCGAGGCTTGCTTCAACCAAATAGTATGCAGTAGATATAGAGGTCCCCATCACCATCCCTGTGACAACAAACCCCGAGATCACAACCTTATGGAGCTCTATAGATGATCCGTAGAGGATCAGCCCTAGAGGCGTTAGCGTCATTGCAAGAGCCATAGATATGGCTGGAGATATAATCATTTCCAACCTCCTACTATAGATCCCTAGGAGCTCGTTGATAGCTAGATATGCGAAGATCTCAAATCTCCAGTAGATCCTCAAGGCTTTTCACCAACAACCCTAGAGACTCTTAGATCCTCTATCTCGCCTATTGACATTATATCCTCCACCAGCTTTGGCACAAGAGATCTATCCTTAACCAGGATCTCTATGTTAATCGGTATCTGGATATTAAGCCCACCCATAATGGTTACACCCTGCATCCTCTCCCTCATCTTCTCCACATCCTCCCTCCTTACCCAGATTATGGAGATGGAGGAGGTTTCAGGTATATTTTCTATGCCGAGGCTTCTGAATAGAGCTCTATGGTCTACCTCGAATCTCAAGATCTCTACTGATGATCCGTATTTCTCCAGGGCCTTCCTAGGATCTCCTGTGGCTTTTCTAAGCAATAATCTGGATCCTATTATATATCCTCCCACAAGCCCCTCAGAGATCCTTGTGAACTCATCATAGCTATAGACACCCTCAACAGATCCTCCTCTTATCCTTATAACATCTGCCCTAAGCACCTCCACTAGATCTAGCTCGTGTGTTGCTACAAGAACTAGAGATCTATCGGAGATTTTCTTCAATAGCTCAACCACTCTACGCCTTCCATCCTGATCTAGATTGGCTGTGGGCTCATCCACAAATATATATGGAGCCCTACGCAGCAGGATCTTAGATAGCTCAACCCTCTTCCTCTGCCCAGCGCTAAGCCTATATATAGCCTCCTTCGAGAGCCCCTCTATGCCGAAGTATGATAGGGCTTCTCGGAGATCCCCTCTAACATCTCTAGGTGTTGTTCTGAGGTAGAAGGTTAGATATCTAGCCACGTTCTCGAAGGAGTCGGCGAGAGGATTATTCGCTACATAGGTTATCCTACCTCTAAGATCATGATCCCTATAAGGATCCTCCCCACCAACTCTGACAAACCCCTTATCAGGTTTTAAAACCCCTGCAGCGAGTCTCAGAGCTGTTGTCTTCCCACTCCCATTAGGGCCTAGGAGCACATATACTCCTTTGTCACCCGTTTTGAAGCTGGCTCCCCGAAGCACATATTTATACACATCTGAGAAAACCACACCGCTATCCATCGCCGCCCCCACCCAAGCCATAGATCTTCTTCTCACACTCGCCCCCTGACGCGGCTATGCTCGCCAAAAAGCCTCTAAGATCTATGTGGCCTTCCCTGGTTTCAAGAAACTTCTTAACCAGGATATATGCCCTTCCCCTCATAGGTGCTGCTGCATCTGAGCATTCCTTCCTATCGAGGCCATCGCTATAGAATGCTTTGAGTAGCTTAGATACCTTCTCCCCAAGCATCTTCCCGATCAGCTGTATAGCTGGGTGATCTCTATATACCCATGATCTAAGATCTTCTATCCCAGCCATACCCCTCTCACCAGCCTCTACATAGTGTTTCTCAACCTCAGAGGCGCCATCAGGATCAAACCTTGAGTATACTTTCAAAGCTGCATAGAGGGAGAAGCCCTCAACAACCCATCTAGGGCAGCTTGGGAGGATATCCTGTGAATATATATATGAGGATATAGCTCTGCTAAGCATCTCAACAAAACCAAAAGATCTATCAACACCTGTGGGAAAAATACTAATAGCGTTGATCCCAGATATGCTAGTCCCACCAAGATGGATCATAGACTGCTCACCACA
The genomic region above belongs to Sulfolobales archaeon and contains:
- a CDS encoding ABC transporter ATP-binding protein — encoded protein: MDSGVVFSDVYKYVLRGASFKTGDKGVYVLLGPNGSGKTTALRLAAGVLKPDKGFVRVGGEDPYRDHDLRGRITYVANNPLADSFENVARYLTFYLRTTPRDVRGDLREALSYFGIEGLSKEAIYRLSAGQRKRVELSKILLRRAPYIFVDEPTANLDQDGRRRVVELLKKISDRSLVLVATHELDLVEVLRADVIRIRGGSVEGVYSYDEFTRISEGLVGGYIIGSRLLLRKATGDPRKALEKYGSSVEILRFEVDHRALFRSLGIENIPETSSISIIWVRREDVEKMRERMQGVTIMGGLNIQIPINIEILVKDRSLVPKLVEDIMSIGEIEDLRVSRVVGEKP
- a CDS encoding ABC transporter permease, whose protein sequence is MRIYWRFEIFAYLAINELLGIYSRRLEMIISPAISMALAMTLTPLGLILYGSSIELHKVVISGFVVTGMVMGTSISTAYYLVEASLEAIERLLQIPLPRWAVLLARSMSSAVAGIPVPIMVLALAIPYIGFSLISMAAVIIASLVIPLGVIGVASLIGYLVKNLPRLSIAISLSSSALTYLSPLYYPLDVLPNIIRILVMANPASLGVELIRRSIIQGILDINLIPPLLLVNLAWFLTGMAAMLRKIDKR